One window of the Clupea harengus chromosome 20, Ch_v2.0.2, whole genome shotgun sequence genome contains the following:
- the mcee gene encoding methylmalonyl-CoA epimerase, mitochondrial has translation MASPLLKVAVRGLSRCIRYTTPSLRAFSSSAQLQLPSSVWKLGRLNHVAIAVPDLEKATALYRDVLGAQVSATLPLPEHGVSTVFVELGNTKLELLHPLGEKSPIAGFLQKNKSGGMHHICIEVDDIKAAILALKAQNIRMLSAEPRIGAHGKPVMFLHPKDCDGVLVELEEA, from the exons atGGCGTCTCCCTTGCTGAAGGTTGCAG TGAGAGGTCTTTCCAGGTGCATACGCTATACAACACCATCTCTCAGAGCCTTCTCTTCATCGGCCCAACTTCAACTCCCATCGTCAGTCTGGAAGCTCGGTAGGTTGAATCATGTCGCCATAGCCGTGCCTGACCTGGAGAAGGCCACCGCTCTGTACCGCGACGTGCTCGGTGCTCAGGTGAGCGCAACTTTGCCTCTGCCTGAGCACGGCGTGTCTACCGTGTTTGTGGAGCTGGGCAACACCAAGCTAGAACTCCTGCATCCGCTGGGGGAGAAAAGTCCTATAGCCGGATTCCTTCAGAAGAACAAATCTGGGGGGATGCATCATATCTGCATAGAG GTTGATGACAtcaaggcagccattttggctctgaaAGCACAAAACATCCGCATGTTGTCTGCAGAGCCACGAATAGGGGCCCATGGGAAACCAGTCATGTTCCTACACCCAAAAGACTGTGACGGCGTGCTAGTGGAGTTGGAGGAAGCATAA